The following DNA comes from Phytohabitans rumicis.
CGGCCGGCGCTCCGCCGCGCTCGGCCGGGTCGGCCTGCAGCGTGAACTCGGCCTGCAGCGACGCCAGGATCTCCGCCGCGGTGATCATTTTGGTGCGGTCCCAGGCGTGCTGGGCGTCCAGCGGCATCTGCTCGATGAAGCGCAGCTCGTATCCGGCCGCCAGGGCGAAGCGCAGCAGCGCGGGCGCCTCGTCGTCGTTGACGCCCCGCATGAGCACAGAGTTGATCTTTACGGGGTGCAGTCCGGTGGCTCCCGCGGCGACCAGCCCGGCCAGTACGTCGGGCAGGCGCCGCCGGTGCGTCAGCCGCTCGAACCGGTCGGCGTCGAGCGTGTCCAGCGAGACGTTCACCCGGTCCAGCCCGGCCGCGCGCAGCGAGCGGGCTAGCTTGTCCAGGCCGATCCCGTTGGTGGTCAGGGAGAGCTGCGGCCGCGGCGCCAGCTCGGCGGAGGCCGCGACGATCTTCGTCAGGCCGGGCCGGATCAGCGGCTCACCCCCGGTGAACCGCACCTCCCGCACCCCGAGCCGCTCGACCGCGATCCGGACCA
Coding sequences within:
- the moaA gene encoding GTP 3',8-cyclase MoaA; this translates as MTSAGLVDRYGRVATDLRVSLTDRCNLRCSYCMPPEGLPWLPNSDVLTDDEIIRLVRIAVERLGVREVRFTGGEPLIRPGLTKIVAASAELAPRPQLSLTTNGIGLDKLARSLRAAGLDRVNVSLDTLDADRFERLTHRRRLPDVLAGLVAAGATGLHPVKINSVLMRGVNDDEAPALLRFALAAGYELRFIEQMPLDAQHAWDRTKMITAAEILASLQAEFTLQADPAERGGAPAETWLVAGWTAPDGEPAKVGVIGSVTRPFCGDCDRTRLTADGQVRACLFATEESDLRGALRGGADDEEIARRWRAAMWTKRAGHGIDNPAFLQPARPMSAIGG